One stretch of Glycine soja cultivar W05 chromosome 7, ASM419377v2, whole genome shotgun sequence DNA includes these proteins:
- the LOC114420047 gene encoding vesicle-associated membrane protein 724 — protein sequence MSQESFIYSFVARGTMVLAEYTEFTGNFPAIAAQCLQKLPSSNNKFTYNCDHHTFNFLVEDGYAYCVVAKESVSKQISIAFLERVKADFKKRYGGGKADTAVAKSLNKEFGPVMKEHMKYIIDHAEEIEKLIKVKAQVSEVKSIMLENIDKAIDRGENLTILADKTETLHSQAQEFKKQGTHVRRKMWYQNMKIKLVVLGILLLLVLVIWLSVCHGFNCAN from the exons ATGAGTCAGGAATCGTTTATATATAGCTTCGTGGCTCGGGGGACGATGGTGTTAGCCGAGTACACCGAGTTCACTGGGAACTTCCCTGCAATTGCAGCTCAGTGCCTCCAGAAACTACCCTCTTCCAATAACAAGTTCACCTACAATTGCGACCACCACACCTTCAATTTTCTCGTCGAAGACGGTTACG CTTACTGTGTTGTTGCCAAGGAATCTGTTAGCAAACAAATCTCTATTGCTTTCCTTGAACGTGTAAAAGCGGACTTTAAGAAAAGATATGGTGGTGGAAAGGCAGACACGGCTGTTGCCAAAAGTCTCAACAAGGAGTTTGG ACCAGTTATGAAAGAGCACATGAAGTATATCATAGACCATGCTGAAGAGATTGAAAAGCTAATAAAAGTGAAGGCTCAAGTTTCAGAAGTTAAAAGTATTATGTTAGAGAACATTGATAAG GCCATTGATAGAGGAGAAAATCTAACTATTCTGGCGGACAAGACAGAGACTTTGCACTCACAA GCCCAGGAATTCAAAAAGCAAGGAACTCATGTCCGTCGGAAGATGTGGTATCAGAACATGAAAATCAAATTGGTTGTTCTTGGAATTTTGTTGCTTTTGGTCCTGGTTATCTGGCTTTCTGTTTGCCATGGATTCAACTGCGCAAACTAG